Proteins encoded together in one Temnothorax longispinosus isolate EJ_2023e chromosome 5, Tlon_JGU_v1, whole genome shotgun sequence window:
- the Y-h gene encoding yellow-h: MTRKKRSNDVERSGWLSYRRLSMPPRGTSRPSNFYASPDYTFGNTRDDSSLNYHYDFRDRERQHDSPYRYRMASTVPWLLSMSLLAVPKFAAYTGPSFLSRDLQAPALPLTSAIFTPHFFSTHNINYKDSPSPSSAYDEHAGSSRSRNCDNHQPEEKSPISTNVGNLYGSTPQSRHRVATSNNLGRSGPTRPVGRAIDLFRADPHSVNQLDFHDFGDGFEPGRIIDDYVGPAMELVYAWSTIDFEFDSIDARDNAIFEGDYIAENNLPLGLEVWRDKVFITLPKWRTGIPATLATVPRHSKTRSPKLKPYPNWQWHQPGTCESLTSVFRVQVDECDRLWVLDSGKTELAKRSKQLCPPAIFIFDLRTDTLVRKYTLPDEQIKQDSLYINIAVDIRNNDCGSAVAYLADVWRYGIVVYDFFKDSTFRIEHHFFYPDPLASRYELHGIKFQWTDGIFGIALSPVDVHNDRTLFFHPMSSFREFAVSTSVFDKQNGEYNTEKFMPVGKPRAKDYGHASGSAIDRNGVMFFNMVTRDSVWCWDTRKEYIPQNLGVIGTSNESLVFPNDIKVDHEPDQSVWLLSNRLPMYLYGTLNSGSINYRVFKANVKEAVRDTVCDPNYVVPDTDPGLDDTC; encoded by the exons ATgacgagaaagaaaaggagcaACGATGTGGAGAGAAGCGGATGGTTATCGTACCGACGACTGTCGATGCCCCCGAGGGGAACGAGTCGACCCAGCAATTTCTACGCCTCCCCTGATTATACTTTCGGCAACACCAGGGATGACTCTAGTCTGAACTATCATTATGACTTCCGGGACCGCGAGAGGCAGCACGATTCGCCGTATAGATACC GTATGGCGAGCACGGTACCATGGTTGCTGTCAATGTCGCTACTGGCCGTCCCAAAATTTGCGGCTTACACGGGTCCCAGTTTTCTATCCAGGGATCTTCAGGCACCCGCATTGCCGTTAACTTCGGCCATTTTCACTCCACATTTCTTTTCGACGCAT AACATCAATTACAAAGATTCCCCATCTCCATCGTCGGCTTACGATGAACACGCCGGCTCGTCACGTTCACGGAATTGCGATAATCACCAGCCGGAGGAAAAATCACCGATATCCACGAACGTAGGCAATCTTTACGGATCGACGCCACAATCACGGCATCGCGTTGCTACATCCAACAACCTGGGAAGAAGCGGCCCCACGAGACCCGTTGGAAGAGCCATCGATTTGTTCCGCGCGGATCCTCACTCGGTCAATCAATTGGACTTCCACGATTTCGGCGACGGTTTCGAGCCGGGACGCATTATAGACGATTACGTTGGTCCCGCTATGGAACTA GTATACGCCTGGTCCACGATTGATTTTGAATTCGACAGTATCGACGCGCGAGATAATGCTATATTCGAGGGCGACTATATTGCGGAGAATAACTTGCCGTTGGGCCTGGAGGTTTGGCGCGATAAAGTCTTCATTACTCTGCCAAAGTGGAGAACTGGCATACCGGCGACTCTGGCTACCGTACCCAGACATTCCAAGACGAGGAGCCCCAAATTAAAACCGTACCCTAACTGGCAGTGGCATCAGCCAG GAACCTGCGAGAGTTTAACGTCAGTCTTTCGAGTTCAAGTGGACGAGTGCGATCGGCTGTGGGTCCTCGACTCCGGCAAGACTGAGCTCGCCAAAAGATCCAAACAGCTCTGTCCGCCCGCCATATTCATCTTTGATCTGCGCACCGACACCCTCGTCAGGAAGTACACCCTGCCGGACGAGCAGATCAAACAGGACTCCCTGTACATCAACATCGCGGTGGATATCAGAAACAACGACTGCGGCTCCGCGGTGGCGTACCTGGCCGACGTCTGGCGATACGGTATCGTGGTATACGACTTCTTCAAGGACTCCACCTTCAGAATCGAGCATCACTTCTTCTATCCCGATCCCCTGGCGTCCAGATACGAGCTGCACGGTATAAAGTTCCAATGGACCGACGGAATATTCGGGATAGCGCTCAGCCCCGTGGACGTTCACAACGACAGAACGCTGTTCTTCCATCCGATGTCCAGCTTCCGGGAGTTCGCCGTGTCCACGTCGGTCTTCGACAAACAGAACGGGGAATACAACACGGAAAAATTTATGCCCGTCGGGAAGCCCAGGGCCAAGGATTACGGCCATGCCTCGGGGTCCGCCATCGACAGGAACGGCGTCATGTTCTTCAACATGGTCACCAGGGACTCCGTGTGGTGCTGGGACACCAGGAAGGAATACATACCGCAGAATCTGGGAGTGATCGGGACTAGCAACGAGTCCTTGGTGTTCCCGAACGACATTAAAGTGGATCACGAGCCGGATCAAAGTGTGTGGCTGCTCTCAAACCGATTGCCGATGTATTTGTACGGGACACTGAATAGCGGGAGTATTAATTACAGAGTGTTCAAGGCGAACGTTAAGGAGGCTGTCAGGGATACCGTCTGCGATCCTAATTACGTGGTTCCTGACACGGATCCGGGCCTCGACGATACTTGCTGA
- the LOC139813774 gene encoding uncharacterized protein, whose product MQLTTCCRCCSLKTGTIFSGVCGIVLAVISLILIFTANVEWKTIIVDILDKTAVKIIFAINLCMTILISTLLIIGALRKNTFMMLPWVVLGIMLAVALLVSVLYTSIMFFINSEVLNGVLWLVFGLIAVVVYTYMWLVVYSYFQQLRIEKMNKRMGPYGKPYNYRRA is encoded by the exons atGCAGCTGACGACCTGTTGCAGATGTTGTTCCCTGAAAACGGGAACAATCTTCAGCGGAGTATGTGGAATC GTACTAGCCGTGATTTCCCTGATTCTGATCTTCACGGCAAACGTAGAATGGAAAACGATAATCGTCGACATCCTAGACAAGACGGCCGTGAAGATCATCTTCGCGATCAATCTCTGCATGACCATCCTGATTTCTACGCTGCTCATAATCGGCGCCTTAAGA aaaaatacatttatgatGCTTCCATGGGTGGTTCTGGGCATTATGCTGGCCGTCGCTCTTCTTGTGAGCGTCCTTTACACCTCAATTATGTTCTTCATAAACAGCGAAGTTCTTAATGGCGTTCTTTGGCTCGTTTTCGGTCTAATTGCTGTCG TGGTATACACGTACATGTGGCTGGTAGTGTACAGCTATTTCCAGCAACTGAGGATCGAGAAGATGAACAAAAGAATGGGTCCTTATGGAAAACCGTACAATTACCGGCGAGCATGA
- the LOC139813583 gene encoding uncharacterized protein encodes MVLSLFKDIVLEVIVIVVTFLLWRKGNGSTSLLFEFIAEKTVNLVVSTCKWCTTFKWYTQLRRMAKIRRFAIIARRSIANIVNIPGRVNRSLDDECLGIAIIRRGKYASLLNLDRLSEELSSRANAKSLTTLITEDTSDTNDYNSDVNDLSVAEKSMRMLKVTAEDVMDARARIQERSYWEEQDVTAKTPEVIEGIVAQFPLEKIEEEEMIDASRNKQTAKDGLEKAVDRAWGKEDIMGYFSVNKKEEIDKEIIPVDGKEQNSIRNQEDILLVKGNDVTDKVDNHAKSMESCDTYVTAKKKRKEEEEGEVAKIVQYSSFQGKTARSMEAKPCASLVRKLEAKFCLVNQKEKWIERVDRRKHPQVNAQLTPTGSGASKKESYKNSKICACHRALRNSSKTGRHVRSIGIDGKNVEYDIDGKDFRFFTPIVNMQRSKLDRSALKYSEAYRLKKQIQKWEESRGKQSRGSESSAQTARPSGCAKNVVDAADKLSTIVNCRKSAQIETHDESMMMSDSFSERHRLKHKQMRSERSVDLRSVYNVASFREKNYAEAHETKTKGLENCNNFTSKYKGETKARKRHDLPPANVKLSIEEREAIELRALRAYNELTLSEDKRELEVRKEHDSSLNYGRLAKESEVPGTKVLQTYNDPTLTEDKREAERTRGHNLSPSSQQSVDERSASRVRDELIRPGNEREPRTERKRDLSRDETPSECEDVEAPTSVYNRLSMGSCHGSITIPVHRNANRGSDLNDRCARRAHMSLNLREITRNIECTVHPRGIILTNKNLHGQFSEDGRFRESHQRDIVDDNTASTLHSAFFFKPEIIARVFRRAQTRFGESFPNFPTFRREDLDTEFVCRVNNEMVVRNRDSLFDLERMVGNDRNALADPAFSRNANDDRRTGGERGHDLCIIFIGREQIPSETETVIVEDSTTGARENARSSVESTRTTNIVIFDEDCNRAGSAINDNLPVRLITGVLRNFDIEMPEGSIHDVASPNDEYESNVNVYSNPQARESNADDINLDEENNNKCDRISSRNNADVDDAIHEIEQTLNSSDDNCPDDVNVTSYSSLEKLNNSRDEKYLSTIDIHSENENNLFLESTCNNTTLQLSDNNNNNDTLDNKSEKSTFNRIFKNSSKSSFPGPSSFIESDNSHALRSCDEELQKLTHLSESAATLNNQRKESILNLKTTNCDTISQFRSIETFKLETTMHDGAKSKNESREVYEEANEFLTEKIFKMHSDDNLHQDDSFYFTYERNDDPGTPVSLEDGSLMEDFLTDPIP; translated from the exons ATGGTGCTCAGTCTTTTTAAAGATATCGTTTTGGAAGTCATCGTGATTGTCGTCACTTTCCTGCTGTGGCGCAAGGGAAACGGCTCGACGTCGCTCCTCTTTGAGTTTATCGCAGAGAAAACAGTAAATCTAG TTGTCTCGACCTGCAAATGGTGCACGACCTTCAAGTGGTACACGCAGCTGCGAAGGATGGCGAAAATCCGCAGGTTCGCAATAATCGCGCGGAGAAGCATTGCGAATATCGTCAATATTCCCGGCAGAGTCAACCGTTCTCTGGACGACGAGTGTCTCGGCATAGCGATAATCAGACGGGGCAAGTACGCGAGTCTGTTGAATCTGGACAGGCTGTCTGAGGAATTGTCCAGCAGAGCGAATGCCAAATCCTTAACGACTCTGATCACCGAAGACACAAGCGACACGAATGATTACAATTCCGACGTTAACGACTTGAGCGTGGCTGAAAAGTCGATGAGGATGCTGAAGGTAACCGCAGAAGATGTGATGGACGCGCGTGCCAGGATACAGGAGCGATCATATTGGGAAGAACAAGACGTGACAGCGAAGACACCTGAAGTGATAGAAGGCATAGTAGCGCAGTTCCCTTTGGAAAAgatcgaagaagaagaaatgatTGATGCATCGAGAAATAAACAGACGGCGAAAGATGGCTTAGAAAAAGCGGTAGATCGCGCTTGGGGAAAAGAAGACATTATGGGATATTTTTCGGTGaataaaaaagaggaaatagataaagaaattattccgGTTGACGGGAAAGAACAGAATTCGATTAGAAACCAAGAAGATATATTGTTGGTAAAAGGCAACGATGTCACTGACAAAGTAGATAATCACGCGAAATCAATGGAATCTTGTGACACTTACGTGAcagcgaaaaagaaaagaaaagaggaagaagaaggggAAGTCGCAAAGATTGTGCAGTATTCTTCATTCCAGGGTAAGACTGCAAGAAGCATGGAGGCTAAGCCGTGTGCCTCCCTCGTGAGAAAATTAGAAGCGAAATTCTGTCTCGTAAACCAGAAGGAGAAGTGGATCGAGCGAGTTGATCGCAGAAAGCATCCTCAAGTCAACGCGCAATTAACGCCAACTGGTTCAGGCGCGAGTAAGAAAGAAAGCTATAAAAACTCGAAAATATGCGCGTGTCACCGTGCCTTGCGCAATAGTTCGAAAACCGGCAGACACGTGCGATCAATCGGTATCGATGGTAAGAACGTTGAATATGATATTGATGGAAAGGATTTCAGGTTCTTCACACCTATTGTCAATATGCAGAGAAGCAAACTCGACAGATCTGCGTTGAAATATTCAGAAGCGTACCGTTTAAAAAAGCAGATTCAGAAATGGGAGGAATCTCGCGGAAAGCAGTCCCGGGGAAGCGAGTCTTCGGCCCAAACTGCACGTCCCTCGGGATGCGCGAAGAACGTCGTCGACGCGGCTGATAAATTATCCACAATTGTAAATTGCCGAAAAAGCGCTCAGATTGAAACTCACGATGAATCGATGATGATGAGCGACTCTTTCAGTGAGCGACATAGATTGAAACACAAGCAGATGCGAAGTGAACGATCGGTCGATCTGCGTTCCGTTTACAACGTGGCGTCATTTAGGGAAAAGAATTACGCGGAGGCACACGAGACGAAGACGAAGGGTTTAGAGAACTGCAATAATTTTACGTCAAAGTATAAAGGAGAGACGAAAGCGAGAAAAAGGCACGATCTGCCGCCGGCGAATGTCAAACTATCGATTGAGGAACGCGAAGCGATAGAGCTGAGAGCTTTAAGGGCTTATAACGAGCTTACTTTGTCGGAGGACAAGAGAGAGTTGGAAGTGAGAAAGGAACACGACTCGTCTTTGAATTACGGACGATTGGCGAAGGAATCTGAAGTGCCGGGGACGAAAGTTTTACAAACTTATAACGATCCCACCTTGACGGAAGATAAAAGGGAGGCAGAAAGAACAAGGGGGCATAATTTGTCGCCGAGTTCTCAGCAATCGGTTGACGAACGAAGCGCTTCGAGAGTTCGTGACGAGCTCATACGGCCGGGAAACGAGAGAGAGCCGCGCACTGAGAGAAAACGCGATCTATCGAGAGATGAAACGCCATCGGAATGCGAAGATGTCGAGGCTCCGACAAGCGTCTATAATCGTCTTTCGATGGGCAGCTGCCACGGGAGTATCACGATCCCCGTACATCGGAACGCGAACCGCGGCTCTGATCTAAATGATCGTTGCGCAAGACGGGCGCATATGTCGCTGAATCTCAGGGAGATCACGAGGAACATCGAGTGCACCGTTCATCCGCGAGGCATTATACTGACCAACAAGAATCTGCACGGTCAATTCTCGGAGGATGGGAGATTTCGCGAAAGTCATCAGCGCGATATCGTCGACGACAACACCGCCAGCACGTTGCACAGCGCTTTCTTCTTCAAGCCCGAGATCATAGCGCGGGTCTTCCGGCGCGCTCAGACGAGGTTCGGCGAGTCCTTCCCGAATTTCCCGACGTTCCGGCGGGAGGACCTCGACACGGAGTTCGTCTGCCGGGTGAACAACGAGATGGTCGTGCGCAATCGGGACTCGTTGTTCGATCTCGAGCGTATGGTGGGAAACGATCGAAACGCTCTTGCAGATCCGGCGTTCTCTCGCAATGCTAATGACGATCGCCGTACCGGAGGCGAGCGCGGCCACGATCTGTGCATAATATTCATCGGTCGGGAACAGATACCGAGCGAAACGGAAACCGTGATCGTGGAGGATTCGACGACTGGCGCCCGGGAGAACGCGCGTTCGAGCGTTGAAAGTACTCGAACGACGAATATTGTGATATTCGACGAGGATTGCAATCGCGCGGGCAGCGCGATTAACGATAATTTGCCCGTCCGATTGATCACCGGTGTATTAAGAAACTTCGATATTGAGATGCCGGAGGGAAGTATACACGATGTTGCGTCACCGAACGATGAGTACGAAAGTAATGTGAATGTATATAGCAATCCTCAAGCTCGAGAATCCAATGCGGATGACATAAATCTCgacgaagaaaataataataagtgcGATAGAATTTCTTCGCGTAATAACGCGGACGTTGATGATGCAATTCACGAAATTGAGCAAACTTTGAATTCAAGTGATGATAATTGTCCGGATGACGTAAACGTTACATCGTATAGttcattagaaaaattaaataattcgagagatgaaaaatatttaagcaCAATCGATATTCATTCTGAAAAcgagaataatttattcctcGAAAGTACTTGTAACAATACAACGTTACAATTATCcgataataacaataacaatgaCACGTTGGataataaaagtgaaaaaagtacgtttaatcgtatttttaagaattcttCGAAATCATCTTTTCCCGGTCCATCGTCATTTATTGAATCAGATAATTCCCACGCACTAAGATCGTGTGATGAAGAGCTTCAAAAATTGACCCACCTTTCAGAGAGCGCAGCTACGTTGAATAATCAAAGAAAAGAGtcaatattgaatttaaaaactacGAACTGTGATacaatttcacaatttcggAGTATTGAAACTTTCAAATTAGAAACTACGATGCACGACGGCGCAAAGAGCAAAAACGAAAGTAGAGAGGTTTACGAAGAAGCAAATGAATTTTTGacagaaaaaattttcaagatgcATTCAGACGATAATCTTCACCAGGAtgatagtttttattttacttacgaGAGAAACGATGATCCAGGAACACCGGTTTCGTTGGAAGACGGCAGTTTGATGGAAGACTTTTTAACCGATCCCATaccttaa